A window of the Halobacterium hubeiense genome harbors these coding sequences:
- the hisI gene encoding phosphoribosyl-AMP cyclohydrolase, whose product MDFEVDLDFGDDGLVTVVAQDVETEEVVMLAHATREAVEKTVETDRAHYYSRSREELWEKGATSGHTQEIEEIRVDCDGDALLYRVHQSGGACHTGYHSCFHRTLDGEVVGEQVFDPDDVY is encoded by the coding sequence ATGGACTTCGAGGTAGACCTCGACTTCGGCGACGACGGCCTCGTCACGGTCGTCGCGCAGGACGTCGAGACCGAGGAGGTCGTGATGCTCGCGCACGCCACCCGCGAGGCCGTCGAGAAGACTGTCGAGACGGACCGTGCGCACTACTACTCGCGCTCCCGCGAGGAGCTCTGGGAGAAGGGCGCGACCAGCGGCCACACGCAGGAAATCGAGGAGATCCGGGTGGACTGCGACGGCGACGCCCTGCTGTACCGGGTGCACCAATCCGGCGGTGCTTGCCACACCGGCTACCACTCCTGTTTCCACCGCACGCTCGACGGCGAGGTCGTCGGCGAGCAGGTGTTCGACCCCGACGACGTCTACTGA